The genomic window CGTAGGGATTGTTGTGCTGCGACCAGAACTGGCGGAACTCGGCCACCTCGTGGGGCTCCAGATCGGCGGACACCGCGTATTCGCGCGCGGCAAGCATCACGGGCGGCACGTCGATGCCGTGGTCGCAATACTCCTGGCACAGTCCGCACGACGCGCACTGGTACATGACGTACGCGATTTCGCGGTTGAACTCGATGTGTCCCTCGGAGACCAGGTGCAGCAGCGACTGGCGGCCCCACGGTGTAAACGTTTCGTTGGAGGTCGCGTTCGCGACCGGGCAGGCGAAGCGGCACATCTTGGGGCAGAAGGTGCAGAACTCGATTTCGCGATGATGCGCGTCGAGCACTTTGCGGATCTCGGGGGCCATCGTCACCTCGCTTCCGGCGGCGCGGCGGCCGCCATGAGCTTGCCGGGATTCAGGATGCCGTGCGGGTCGAGGCGCTTCTTGAATTCGCGCAGCCGGTCGGCGAACGGACCCGCTTCTCGCTCGTGCGCGTGGATGCGCCGCGTGCCCACGCCCAGGTGACGCGAGATCCCGGCGCCCGCGGCCATCGCCGACTCGCAGGCCCGGCCGAGCGCCGCGTTCCACGCCTCGTCGCCCGCTCCGTTTGTCCGGCCCGTCACGCACAGCGTGAGCGCCGCGCCGTTGGCGTCGGGGCCGGAAACGCCGGCGGTCACGTCGCCCACGTCCGCCAGCGCGTTGCGCGCGGCATCGTAGATCGCCCCGAGATCGCCCCAGGTGGCGGACAGGTCAACGGATTCGAAATTCATACGGGCTTCGGCCAGCGCGGGCGCGACGCGGAACTGCTCGGCGAAGGGCCGGTCGATCCACCACCTGGCGAAGGACTCGTCGATCAGCCGCCCGCCGTGATGGTGCACGCACTCGATTGCCATCTCTTTTTCGAGATCCACACGTCGGGGATTGCCCTCGAACATCGCGCAAAGCACAAAACCGTCCGGCGGCGGCAGATCAGGGTCCGTGAAAAACGCGCGCGCGTCGGCCGGGTCGGCGAGCCGCGCTCCCGCCGGGCGGATGCCGTCGCGGCAAACGGCGCGCAGGGCGTCGGCGCCCTCGGCGAACGTGGCGAATCGCGCGGCGACCAGTGTTCTCGCCGCGGGCAGCATGTGCACCCTCATCGTGGCGCGGAAAATGATGCCGAGCGTGCCCTCGCTGCCGAGCAGCAGATGATCGAAGTCGGGTCCCGTGGCCGAGCGGGGCGAGGGAAAGGTCTTGACGATCAGTCCGTCGGGCAGCACCGCGCGCATGTTCACGACCTTGTCCACGAGGCGGCCGTAGCGCTCGGTGGCGTGGCCGCCGCCGCGCACGGCGAGCGCGCCGCCCATGGTCGAAGCCGGGTGCCGAAACGCGAACGCTCCCAGCGTGAATCCCTTGCGCCGGAGTTGGCGCTCGAGCTGCGTTCCCGTGATGCCCGCCTGGGCCGCGACGATGAGCGCGGTTTCGTCAAGCCAGATGACGCGGTTCATCCGCTTCATGTCGCAAACGATTCCGCCGCCCACGGTCCGCACGCCGCCGCGCACGCCCGTGCCGCCGCCGTACGGGATGATCGGGATCTTCCAGTCGTTCGCGAGCCGAATAAGTCGGCTGAGCTCCTCGGCGGTTTCCGGCCACACGACGAAATCGGGACGCTCGGGCAGCCGTCCCGAACGCCAATCCCACTCGGCATCCGCGCCCAGATCGCGCGCATACACGGAGGCTACGGCGGGGGAGTGCGAGATGCGGTCCGCGCCGAAGATCTCGCGCAGCCGGTGCACCAGTTCCAGATTTCCCGCCAGTCGCCGCAACACGGCCCCCGTTTACGCGAGCCCCAACTTGCCCGGATTGAATCGATTCTCCGCGTCCATCACGGACTTGAGCGTCTCGAACACCGGGAACCACTCGCCGAGTTCCCTGCGCAGATACTCGCCTTTCGACAGCCCGATCCCGTGGTGGTGACTGATGGTCGCCTTGACCGCCATCGCCGCCGTGAGCGCCGCGTGCCAGATCGCCTTGTGTTTGCGTTCGGCCTCGGTCGCGTTGGGCGCGGACGAGAGAAATGTAAAGTAGATCGAGCCGCCATCGGGATACGCGTGAGAAAAGTGCGCCATCACGAACGCGAGCGGGCGGATCGCCGCGCGCACCGCGTCGTAAAGCGCGGGGAGGCGCGTCCACGACGCCGCCACCTCGATCGTGTCCACGAACGCGCCGTTGTAAAAGACCTTGCTCATTTTGTAGCTGACGTGGTGACGGTTCCTGAACCACTTCATCGCGGGTTCGGGCCCGCGGTTGATGCCGCCGAGTCGATCGCACAGGTGCTGCGTCGCCTCGAACTCGTAGTCGGTCAGGCGCGTTTCACCCTCGAACATCAGCACCATCAGGCACTCGCCCTTCGAAAGCTTTTCGAGCTTGTTGCCGATCTCGGCGTATCCCGCCACGAAGCGCTGCGTGCGACGGAACGCTCGCGGGATGAGCGTGCGAAGGCGCGTCTCGATCTGTTGGACGGGGATGAAATCCATCAGGCCGGAACCGCCTGAGTCCTCCTCCGCGCCGCTTTTACCGACCATGAGCGTGTCCAGCGGATCGTACAGGCGCATCGCCGCCGGACGCAGGTCGTTTTGCATCACGAGCCGCATGGCCTCGACGCCCGTGCGCACGTCGGAAAACTCGTAGGCGAGGAACCTTCGCTGGGCCGGCGCGGGCCAGATTCGGCAGGTTGCCTCGGTGACCACGCCGAGGGTCCCTTCGCTGCCGAGCACGATCTGCTGCCAACTCGGCCCCGCGCCGCCGTGGGGCACGGCGGGGGTCCGGGCAATCGTACCGTCCGGCAACACGAACTCGAGACCGAGGACCATGTCCTCGATCTTGCCGTATTTCGACGAGCACTGCCCCGCGCTGCGTGCCGCGACCCAGCCGCCGAGCGTGGAGCAGTGAATCGACGACGGGAAGTGCCCCATCGTGAATCCGCGCCGGTTCAGCTCCATTTCGAGCGTCTGGCCCATGATGCCGGCCTGCGCGCGAACCGTGAGATCCCGGTCGTTCACCTCGAGGATGCGGTGCATCCGTTTGAGGTCGAGCATCACCCCGCCGCGAATCGGCATCGTTCCGCCGCACACGCCGGAGCCCGCGCCGAACGGGATCACCGGCATGTTGAAGCTGCGCGCGAGGTCGATGACGGCCACGACCTCCTCGGTATTCGCCGGATGCACGATCAGGTCGGGGAAGTGACGCAGCGAGCCCTCTGCGTAGTGCATGAGGGTGACCGGGTACATGTCGCGGGCGTAGAGCCAGCGGTCGTGATCGGCAACGGAGACCGCCCCCGCCCCGAGCCGCGCGATGAAGACGTCCACGATTTCGGGCGGCGCGGGATTCGGGAGCCTCGATACCATGTGTCCTCGTCGGGGCCGACGTTCTCGTGGGGAACCGCGCGGGCCGGGCACATGGGAAACCGCGCGGCCCTTCGAGTCTTAGGGGC from Deltaproteobacteria bacterium includes these protein-coding regions:
- a CDS encoding FAD-binding oxidoreductase, which produces MRRLAGNLELVHRLREIFGADRISHSPAVASVYARDLGADAEWDWRSGRLPERPDFVVWPETAEELSRLIRLANDWKIPIIPYGGGTGVRGGVRTVGGGIVCDMKRMNRVIWLDETALIVAAQAGITGTQLERQLRRKGFTLGAFAFRHPASTMGGALAVRGGGHATERYGRLVDKVVNMRAVLPDGLIVKTFPSPRSATGPDFDHLLLGSEGTLGIIFRATMRVHMLPAARTLVAARFATFAEGADALRAVCRDGIRPAGARLADPADARAFFTDPDLPPPDGFVLCAMFEGNPRRVDLEKEMAIECVHHHGGRLIDESFARWWIDRPFAEQFRVAPALAEARMNFESVDLSATWGDLGAIYDAARNALADVGDVTAGVSGPDANGAALTLCVTGRTNGAGDEAWNAALGRACESAMAAGAGISRHLGVGTRRIHAHEREAGPFADRLREFKKRLDPHGILNPGKLMAAAAPPEAR
- a CDS encoding FAD-binding oxidoreductase, with amino-acid sequence MVSRLPNPAPPEIVDVFIARLGAGAVSVADHDRWLYARDMYPVTLMHYAEGSLRHFPDLIVHPANTEEVVAVIDLARSFNMPVIPFGAGSGVCGGTMPIRGGVMLDLKRMHRILEVNDRDLTVRAQAGIMGQTLEMELNRRGFTMGHFPSSIHCSTLGGWVAARSAGQCSSKYGKIEDMVLGLEFVLPDGTIARTPAVPHGGAGPSWQQIVLGSEGTLGVVTEATCRIWPAPAQRRFLAYEFSDVRTGVEAMRLVMQNDLRPAAMRLYDPLDTLMVGKSGAEEDSGGSGLMDFIPVQQIETRLRTLIPRAFRRTQRFVAGYAEIGNKLEKLSKGECLMVLMFEGETRLTDYEFEATQHLCDRLGGINRGPEPAMKWFRNRHHVSYKMSKVFYNGAFVDTIEVAASWTRLPALYDAVRAAIRPLAFVMAHFSHAYPDGGSIYFTFLSSAPNATEAERKHKAIWHAALTAAMAVKATISHHHGIGLSKGEYLRRELGEWFPVFETLKSVMDAENRFNPGKLGLA